From a single Arachis hypogaea cultivar Tifrunner chromosome 3, arahy.Tifrunner.gnm2.J5K5, whole genome shotgun sequence genomic region:
- the LOC112790589 gene encoding pyruvate dehydrogenase (acetyl-transferring) kinase, mitochondrial, giving the protein MAAKKATETFSKTVIEEVHRWGCMKQTGVSLRYMMEFGSKPTDKNLLISAQFLHKELPIRIARRAIELENLPYGLSHKPAILKVKDWYLDSFRDLRAFPEIKSMKDERAFTDMIKAIKVRHNNVVPTMALGVQQLKKGMDPKIVYEDLDEIHQFLDRFYMSRIGIRMLIGQHVELHNPNPPPHCVGYIHTKMSPMEVARNASEDARSICFREYGSAPNVDIYGDPDFTFPYVPAHLHLMMFELVKNSLRAVQERFMDSDKVAPPIRIIVADGLEDVTIKVSDEGGGIPRSGLPKIFTYLYSTARNPLDEHSDLGVADNVTMAGYGYGLPISRLYARYFGGDLQIISMEGYGTDAYLHLSRLGDSQEPLP; this is encoded by the exons atggcggCGAAGAAGGCGACGGAGACATTCTCGAAGACGGTGATAGAGGAGGTCCACCGATGGGGATGCATGAAGCAGACAGGTGTGAGTTTGAGGTACATGATGGAGTTCGGGTCCAAACCCACTGACAAGAACCTTCTAATCTCTGCTCAATTCCTTCACAAGGAGCTTCCCATTCGGATTGCAAGAAGGGCTATTGAGCTTGAGAATCTCCCTTATGGCTTGTCCCATAAACCTGCCATTTTGAAG GTAAAGGATTGGTACCTTGATTCTTTCCGTGATCTCAGAGCCTTCCCTGAGATCAAGAGTATGAAAGATGAAAGAGCTTTCACCGACATGATTAAGGCCATCAAAGTGAGACACAACAATGTGGTGCCCACAATGGCCTTAGGTGTTCAGCAGTTGAAGAAAGGCATGGATCCAAAGATTGTTTATGAGGATCTTGATGAGATTCATCAGTTCCTTGATCGTTTTTACATGTCGAGAATCGGAATTCGAATGCTTATTG GGCAGCATGTCGAGTTGCACAATCCAAATCCTCCTCCCCATTGTGTGGGTTATATACATACAAAAATGTCTCCCATGGAAGTGGCTCGGAATGCCAGTGAGGATGCACGTTCCATATGTTTTCGTGAATATGGCAGTGCTCCTAATGTCGATATTTATGGAGATCCAGATTTTACATTTCC GTATGTTCCAGCTCACTTACATCTTATGATGTTTGAGCTGGTTAAAAACTCACTGCGTGCTGTCCAAGAGCGTTTTATGGACTCTGATAAAGTTGCACCACCCATTAGAATAATCGTTGCTGATGGATTAGAGGATGTTACTATAAAG GTTTCTGATGAGGGAGGTGGCATACCAAGGAGCGGTCTCCCAAAAATTTTTACGTATTTATATAGTACAGCCAGAAACCCATTGGATGAGCATTCAGATCTTGGAGTAGCTGATAATGTGACCATGGCTGGATATGGATATGGGCTTCCTATTAGTCGCTTGTATGCTCGGTATTTCGGAGGTGATCTTCAAATAATATCTATGGAAGGATATG GGACTGATGCATATCTCCATTTGTCTCGTTTGGGAGATTCACAAGAACCCTTGCCCTGA